A region from the Hydra vulgaris chromosome 08, alternate assembly HydraT2T_AEP genome encodes:
- the LOC136083783 gene encoding uncharacterized protein LOC136083783, protein MIDFKNKLNGGPNFINSIFMNLNPLKRISILLIDEVYVKASLLYQRGALFGQAVNYPEKLAKTILSCMIKCLFGGPEFICRAQPVANLSSEFQFAQCQQIVYTINNIENSKTLVIITDGNRVNQRFFGMFKTVDSKPWLTTSGIYLLYDYVHLLESIRNNWLTKKTGELQFLNNKELALAKWSDLETVYKTECNSLFKLSKLTAKSVYPKPIERQSVKFCLSVFCKKAVAVLKTHPEIENKAFEGTAVFIEKIIFFRMLLMSKHLVLAFGLKMNYAKKSTQLVINSYNCYEILLNCQIL, encoded by the coding sequence ATGATTGACTTCAAAAATAAGCTCAATGGAGGACCTAATTtcataaatagtatttttatgaatttaaatccattaaaaagaatttccaTACTACTAATTGATGAGGTCTATGTCAAAGCTTCATTGCTTTACCAAAGAGGTGCTTTGTTTGGTCAAGCAGTAAACTACCCTGAAAAGTtagctaaaacaattttatcatgtATGATTAAATGTCTTTTTGGAGGTCCAGAATTTATATGTAGAGCTCAACCTGTTGCAAATCTTTCCTCTGAATTTCAGTTTGCTCAATGTCAACAAATTGtctatacaataaataatatcgAAAATAGTAAGACACTGGTAATAATTACTGATGGTAACCGTGTAAATCAAAGATTTTTTGGAATGTTTAAAACAGTTGATAGTAAACCATGGTTAACAACATcaggtatatatttattgtatgaTTATGTGCATCTACTAGAATCTATACGAAACAATTGGTTGACAAAAAAGACTGGGGAACTTCAGTTTTTGAACAATAAAGAACTGGCTTTGGCTAAGTGGAGTGATTTAGAAACTGTATATAAAACTGAGTGTAATAGTCTTTTTAAACTCTCTAAACTTACAGCTAAATCAGTTTATCCAAAACCAATAGAGAGACAATCTGTAAagttttgtttgtctgttttttgcaaaaaagcaGTAGCTGTATTAAAAACGCATCCAGAGATTGAAAATAAAGCATTTGAAGGTACTGctgtatttattgaaaaaataattttttttcgaatGTTGTTAATGTCAAAGCACCTGGTGCTGGCATTcggtttaaaaatgaattatgcAAAGAAATCCACTCAGTTGGTGATCAACAGTTACAACTGCTACGAGATATTGCTGAACTGTCAAATTTTATGA